The following nucleotide sequence is from Longimicrobiaceae bacterium.
GCGAGGTGTTGACGATCGATCCCGCTCCCCGGCGTTGGGGAGGCCCAGGCGGAGGACGGACATGTGTGGGCCGAGGTCCACCACGCGGCGGCCAGCGGCGCCGCCCATCCGCCCGTTCAGCGCGATGGCGAGCACGTCCACGCAGCGCACCAGGCGGTCGTACGTGTCGGAGAGCACGTGCGGCGGGTGGCCCCACGGGTCGCGCACGTCGCGGCCGGGGATGGGCAGCGGATCCAGGTCGCCCAGCAGCAGCACGTCCTCTTCCCGGTAGTCGTGCAGGCGAACGAGGATGCGCTTCTGCCGCGCCTCCATGACGAAGGTAAGGCGGTGGCCGGGCGCGGCGGCGGGCGGGATGAGCGACGAGCGGTGCGCGCCCAGGTTGCAGCCGCGGGCCAGCGCCGCGATCATCGCCTCGGTCGGCGCGCCGCGGCCGGGGCCCACGAAGCCGGCGGAGCGCACCTCGGTCCGCGCGAGGGTCTGGGGCGCGAGGCGGGAGGCGAGCAGCGCGGCGGCGAACGGGCTGCGGAAGATGTTGCCCTCGCACACCATCAGCACCGCCGCGGGCATCGCCCCGTTGCCGATGCGCAGCAGCGCGGCCCGGCGCCGGCGGCCGTGCAGCGCCTGCTCGTACGTCCGCTGCGCCAGCCGCACCGCGTGCACCAGCCGGTCCAGCGCGGCCGGGCGTGCGAGGGGTGCCGGGGGAGAGCTCATGGCATCGCTTCGGGAGAGAAATGTCTGCGGGCGAAGGAAGCATCCGCCGAGCCCGCGACCGTCGATGAGAGGAACTCCCGTGCCGCCTGCCGATCGCGCATCCACGCCGTCCCCGCGCCGTGCGTGTGGACCCGCGCCCCCCAAGCTGTTGCGCCCCCGCAACGCCGCCCCACACGCCGAAGCCCCGCCGCTCATCTTCGGCGACGGGGCCTCCGGTGTTCATCTACCGATTAACTGGGCGATGGGGGCGGGCGATGCGCATCCCCCCCATCCGCGAACAGCAGGCTCACGCGGAGGCGCGGAGGACGCGGAGAACGGCAGGAGAAGCGAGTTGTTCTCCGCGATCTCCGCGTCTCCGCGTGAGACCCTTTCCATTGAGCTCGAGCGAGCCTGTCAGTCCGCGGCGGGCGCTTCGGGACGGACGACGGAGGATGCGGCGGACGGGGCCTCCACCGTCTCGATGACGCCGATGGCGCGGCTGGCGGTGCCGTTGCTGTCGCGGACGGCGGCCACGCGGTCCTGCACGCGCAGCCACGTCCCGTCGCCGCGGCGGAAGCGGTACTCGGCGGACCAGCGCGGCTGGCTGCCGCGAAGCCACGAGCGGAAGCCCGCCACCACGCCCTGCACGTCCTGGGGGTGGATGCGCTCGATCCACCACTTCTCGTCCGTACCCGCCGCCGCCTCGGGGTAGCCGAGCAGGTCGGCGACGCCGTGGTCCCAGCTCACGGCCCCGGTGCCCAGGTCGTGCTCGCGCACCACGCCGCCCACCGCCAGCATGGCCAGCCGCAGCCGCTCCGCGTCCCCGCGCAGCGCATCTTCCGCCCGCACGCGCGCCGTGACGTCGTTCGCCGAGGCGATGAGGTGCGTGACGGTGCCGTCCTCGCCCGTGAGCGGCGCCAGCATGAAGTCGATGGTGGAGAAGCCGTTGCGCGCCCGCACCGTCTCGTCGTAGCGCACCGTCTCGCCCGCCGCCGCCCGCCCGATCGCCGCGCGAAGCCGCCCCCGTACGCGGGCCGAGTACGACCAGGGCGGCGTGTCCTCGAACGGCAGGCCGTGCACGTCCTCGGCGCGCGTGCCGCTGTCCTGAAGCAAGCGGCGGTTCGCCACCAGCAGCGTGCCGTCTGGGGACAGGACGCCCACGGAGGCGCCGGTGCGGTCCAGCACGCCGCGCAGCAGGTCCTCGCGCGCCCGCAGCGCCTCTTCCTCTTCCTTGCGCGCCGTGATGACCGTGAGGAAGCTGAGCGTGTGCGCGGGCCGCCCGTCGGGCGTGCGGTCCAGCACGGCGTGGCGGTT
It contains:
- a CDS encoding PAS domain S-box protein, with protein sequence YRWLHARAAPVFGADGRVHEWVGAESDITRRRRAEETVRFQAGLLEAVEQAVVATDLAGRVTYWNSWAESMLGWTAEEAIGRRMAELVPAAALADQADGVLARLQAGQGWAGEMALAARDGRRFAGLATASPIRNEVGGLVGIVHTLNDITPMKEAERALRESDERFRRLAATSPDLILVMDVSRAVPTYLNRAEFLGYTAADLNDTPTMLERVHPDDRARVDAARERLRAGGEEGQVTYRLRRRDGAWEWVENRHAVLDRTPDGRPAHTLSFLTVITARKEEEEALRAREDLLRGVLDRTGASVGVLSPDGTLLVANRRLLQDSGTRAEDVHGLPFEDTPPWSYSARVRGRLRAAIGRAAAGETVRYDETVRARNGFSTIDFMLAPLTGEDGTVTHLIASANDVTARVRAEDALRGDAERLRLAMLAVGGVVREHDLGTGAVSWDHGVADLLGYPEAAAGTDEKWWIERIHPQDVQGVVAGFRSWLRGSQPRWSAEYRFRRGDGTWLRVQDRVAAVRDSNGTASRAIGVIETVEAPSAASSVVRPEAPAAD